In the Hermetia illucens chromosome 1, iHerIll2.2.curated.20191125, whole genome shotgun sequence genome, AAGGtgtccattagtacttttcaccttttaactactgtaactttgttagtaataggatGATTTTGATCtgacttggggataacatgctccatattatattctatcctactaccaactttgataactctgggataatcttaagggggatttttactcaatttccccaaaaatatggaaatatattattattaacttaatttcagcCGATATCAATATGGGGAGCATTTTCAGGCTTGGACACCATACAgacgcagcttcatgatttcagatctttcggttgagtagtttctgagaatgggtccgttcaagatatcgtcactttccacccctcccacaccCCGCCTTTctgacaaatctcaaaactaaaaaacttcgaaaagtactaatcgatactaaTCGataattcatttgataccaaacatgactatattctgtgaaaaaaaattttacaccccccttttgcatgtatggggacttcccTTAATCAcaacatagaaggatatcactcattgcatgcctgggcgttcacagttcctacctctTCCTCactttcgtgtcaatcggtgtagctgtttctgagaaaagtgtttgtgacagacaggcagacagatagacattgaactgattttaataaggttttgttttgcacacaaaaccttaaaagccatGAAGCTGCCTCAATATGGTGTCCAAGCCTCAAAGtattctccatattgatatctactcaaattaagttaataataatgcaTTAATATGTTTTTGGGAATTTaactagaaacccccttaagtctcATTGTCTTGAGCTTTGAcgtctatggtgagacgtttcgagcgaaaaagtttttgtaagcagaaataggctctgtttactgccaacaaccgtgcgcggatttcatcgttgtaactgttatcggttgtgattttagaccctagataggagaaattttcaacggtctcaaagttgcagtctcctagccctattcttcccgtttgacgattgcgatttgatgttgttggttggttggtttacaTAGTACAAGATCTCGCcccggctgctcgatctggatgaaggcagtttgtacatctcgggtatagttgggtggacttaaagaggatcgaatccctcgcatttatctcagcatcacggatcagtttTTCCCGGGCGCATTGCATAAATAGGATACATTTCACCTTCACTGAGCTTCTTAGGTTCTGACTCAAACTCCACATTAATTAGAAGCTGTGATACTCTGATAGGTTCTTAATATTATATATCGATTTAATCTTAAAGCCCTTTAATTGCCTTTTATTCCTACTGAGACCATGTTTAGCAGAGTTTAACTCTAGTAGCGTGAAGGGGTCGTGCCTGTTGCATAAGGCATCAACCACCCCTATCCACCTTCGCTTTCGACTTCAGCAATGAGATTAAACTTTTTCCAAGACTTTCCGAAAAGTTTCACCACACTGTAGACCCACATTcaatttgtaaattttatttgttttttatttttttcataatttaataaaattgagACAGAAAAATAGATGGACCTCTGGCTGAAAGCTTGCCTGCGTGAATTATGCGGAGAACCGTGAATTCTTCTCCTtcacaatttttaataaaactccTTCACGGTCTGCTGGATGGCATTCAGCACTCATGGCAAACCCCACATTGCTTTCTACTGAACACGGATGAACTCGGAGGAATACGAGGAAATCGGGAGTGCTTGCTCCATGCCTGTTTTGGAGAATTCTCTGAATATGGAGTGTTGCTACCAGCGAATTCAATAAGAAATTGGTTGCGTAAGCTGCTTTGCCTCTTATAGATTGGCCATGATATTTAAATGGAATTGAAAATGCGAGGGCCATTTTTTCGCGTGAAGGTGATCTATAGTAGGAAACTAATgatctaaataaaatataaacaaaaaatgcAAATCATTTCGCCTTTTTCTGTTATCGATTGGAAAACGACCTTTTGAAGTTATTTTAGGTGTCATTACTCAACCGGTGTGATCCATTGTTGAGAGAATGAAAGTgagaagtttggtagaaatcctatTATAAGTAACAAAATAATGAATATAATAATTAAACCATAATATTTCTACTTATGCCCAAACCCAACATCTTTTCGTCGTAAGAAATTCAGAGAGGCATCATACCAAAATGTTCTATATTCAAACCAGCAGGAAGCAATTCACGATGAAGCGAATTCAAACCTAGTTTCTAAGCAATTTGATATTTATCGACAAGTGAATCCCTCAGAATATTTAGACTTGACCATATATGGTGTTGCCGGGTATTTTGACCTTGAATCTGAATTATTTATCTCTGGTTAGCAGCGCTACAGCATAATTTTTCCCTACTCTCAGGTGCAAATTAAATTTAGGTGAAAAAAAGTTTCTTCCTCTCATTTTAGATGGTATTCAAATTGTAGATACGTCTcatcatatttcaaaattttccgttACGATGAGATCACTTTTCTTATTaagtaaatagaaataaataacGGAAATGAATTCGTAAATAAATTGCGTGCTTTATTAAAGCTTTTAATATAATATACAAATCtataatacaatatatgcaTAAGCAACATAACAAATAGTAAAACATTATTTGCATGTTCTATAAAAAACCTAAAGCTAGCAAACATGTAACACAATAAAACGGCAAAAAGAAagttattttctaaaaatatcagTCTCTCCAAATGAATGCCGTGCATCTACAGCGCGGCTTAAATCTTAATCAAAACGTGCATCTTCACAGAAGTGTTCAACCGAAAAGGTTTGGGACGAACAACTTCTTCCGCTTGTGGGTCTTTGAAGAGTGGTATCTTACAAGGGGCTTGTATTCTCGCCGAATATCATCATCAGGAAATGCCCTTGGGAATATATAATAGCCATATCCATAGTATGGAGAGTAGACAACGTCGCTTTCATAGTCGTACGATTGCCGTTTGATTCGGTCGCCTCCGTCCTGGCTGTCCACATCCTCAGCTTGCAGAACTTCAGGCACTCCTTTCTCTGTATTCTCGGTAAGTGTTTCCGATCCTGGAATGCTATATCCCACAACCTGGTGGAAGCGAACCACTAATACGACACCAATCAAAATGATAGGGCTctgtaaagaataaaaataatcctTTTTAGTCTAGTCGTCGAAGAATCCATCAGCGGTACTCatgaacttcaattattttagcACAAGTATATCATTTTTAATCCACTCAATGTTTCATTGTCAACGTACCAGCAACTTCATTTTGTCATTAATTCGTCTTTCACTTCTAACACTTTTCTCCCTCGTCTTTAAAAATTATTGAAGTATCTTTAGTCAATATCGAACTTGGCTTTTCGTGCCCAACTTTTCCACTGCGCGACCTACTTTTCCTTTGCAGAAAGTGTACACTTGCTTGCAACCAGATGGTTTCTGATACGATTCTCAACTGAATGTGATTTCGAAACCGAATTTCCACCTTATTTATAGGAGACTTCGAACAGCCCTCAAGTAAGTCAACAAATAATTCATCATCCAAAAAAGCTCGATTATATGATTTAGTAAATATTCGCCGCCAAGATAAACTGACTCAAAAGTTCTAATTGGCCTGTTTTGATCGGGGTTTACTGATTCCTCTTATTTAGCACCTCCGTGATTATTACTACGACTGTTGAGAATTTTAATATCTGAATACTCACAATAATCAATAATAATGTGGCACTAGAAAGTAAACTTTGCAATTTGCAATGCGCATTCAATTCTATAGTGCAATATTCGCCATCTGCCTCAGAAGCGGTTGTTCTGATTGAGGCcaattacaatttttaattaatgaTAAACTATTGCACACATTTCTCTTTCTTGCAAGTTCTTggttagtttggaaaatttgcaCCACAATTACTTGTATTTCTGAGATTTTAAAGTGATAAAGCTAAAAATTCCAGGGAAATGCAATGCTTGGTAATTACAACAAGATTCACGGTCCCTAGATGAAGTTTCACGCATCCTATCCTAAGTATCACTGAGGTTCCTAGCGCAAGATCTTCccgaaaaaaatacattttcctcGAGCGAGTCGCATGAAGtaataccacctagaaaaaCCAGCTCCCTTTTTCTTGATATGCTGTCATAAAGTAGGTAATCTTGGAAGATATAAAAAAATTTCCCGAAAACTTCATCACCAATTAGCAGGCTGGCATTAGCTCTAGGTTCCcctgcactgaccacatcaaGATTCTTTTCATCATTGCGGCACAAACCTCCACTCCAACTTGCTTTATTGAATTCGTGGAAAAGTGTTCCACACAAGGATGCGTTCTGAAAAAAACCAACAACTATTACCAGAACGTAAAATAAAGGCGTTCAATAAAGCATGCTGGATCGAGGAataatttggagcaattccaatGGATTTCATTCTGATACTgatattatttccttttattaCGGGCACGTCCTTCATACTATCTTGGCCGGAAGATGCATGGCTGGATAGATAACCGTTATAGGATCCCATATTACAACGTGACGCTGTGAGTTGGTGCTAAgattacactcaaagtctttcctGCTTCTCGTAAAAGGAAACTAAAGGGAAAACAAACTTTGGGACTAGCAGcttgcaaatttcaaaacaaacaacgcctcggatgggGGCTGACCTCATATCGAAggcctttgactatcgaaaacagactatgattggtttctggaatgtgtgcatgCTCCTCGACCAAGAAATCGATGGTctccagaatgctcactttagaacgggaatttcaacgatataagctggacattctagaTCTAAGCAAAATAGATGGTGGGTTCCgagagagtactcctctttcTCTTGTGGTAATAtgtttttgtactttggaaagccaagtggtagcagacgcgagtcTGATGCTGGATTGTCCCTGCCGATTACCGCAGGGCAGGCAAGGCAGGAGTTGGGGGCCATTTCTGACAGGATTCCGCTCGCAAGATTCCGGACCAGGTCAAGGATTATCACAATTATACAGtgatatgcaccaacggagactctGACAACAGCTCGCCGGAAAGACAATGGGAAAACATAgtcttggcaaccgtaacgataacggtgggaggtttgtggatttctgaagcttccaccgcctcgtcattgatggcatATCGTTCGCTGGCTTCCAACTGACCGACACTGTACGAGTAATacgattgaccactttgcgatcagaaGTAGGTTTAGGAGTTATCTtctagatgtgcgtaacaaaagaagcGCTGATGTCGGCCTCGAAAAAGATCACCATTTAATCGTCACTTGCTTACACTTGCTTGTTGCAATGCTCTATTGATCCAGCTCTCTCTCGAAATTGGGAGAATCatcttgctgattggacggAAGgaattgaaagctctattgagtGTTACAAGTGGCGGcgagcgtgacgcgctcgaactctggCATAGTGCGAAGTACCGGGAAGTTCAAAATTGTGTGCCCCATGGAAAagtgaatttgttattgcgttggtcagggaagcagaagttgTCGCAGCaacatgatttcagaagtgtataccgcatcacaagagagcttgcatgtggtcgcaaatctttcgatggtctcgTGTCAGCCGTTCTCGTCCTCGTCCACCACAACGAACagcttcaccacggttcttatccGCATCATATagggtgaagttcctcctcttgtagatgaaatagccaatcaccataacatgcggacTGTTTTTCCAATCTCCAACTCGGccatgcactcaaacagagtaaagcctCTGTTTTTTGTTCTCCCCTCAGAGCTATTTATCGCTGAAcccgcagtttctgcagatctgctacttctgcTTATACGGAAGCCTTGAGAATctgagacttttcccagagtgCGGAGTATAGGATTTTCGGGAAGTGTGAAGCTCATTTCAGCGGTGAAGCGCATCTCGGCGGAACATTTACGACGGCACGTAGGACTCGTTGATGCGCTATGCTCCTAAGGAGTGAATGGAAACCATATGACTATCGATTTAGTTCGTACTATTCGCTAGTCTCAGGAGGTGTTCTACTACATACACCTGATCAAGGCGCTTTTCAGATTTTGTATGACATGAAAGGCGGTCAAGTCTGCATGTTAAGTCTCCAGCATAAAAATTCATCGTGATTCATCACCTAATAGACCAGAGTAACTACTTTCGCAGATGGCTGTGATAACTTGATTGTATCCGTATGCCGCCGATGGTCATATTCCATTCATTTATAGTCTGTAAACTGTAAGCCTCCCCTCGCCTTTGCTTTTATTATAAGATCCAAAGACACGCTGCGCTTCCAAGGCAAAATGAAAACTCTTAATGGCATCCATAACTCATGGGTAGGTTTGTCTTTATAAGTCTTTTCCAgttctttttttctttgacCACTGTACTAAAGTTCTATATATAAGCGCAGATCGTACCTGATATTAATATATCCGGGGTTTGATTAGCCAATATATTACCTACCGCTCTTCTCATGGCAAAGAGTTTCCGTTTGCCTTTGTTCGTGATATGCTGACAATGTTGGTTCCGGTTGAGTTTTGTATTGTTGTTTCTACGATCGATATGATATATTCTAAAAATCAGGAAAAGTAGCGAAAACTGTCCGTGAAGGTCCTCCACCTCCTAGTTCCTCTGTTACGCCGTGATCTCTTTACCTGCCACTGTGctatatatatcatcatcatcaacggcgcaacaaccggtatccggtctaggcctgccttaataaggaactccagacatcccggttttgcgccgaggtccaccagttcaatatccctaaaagctgcctggcgtcctgacctacgccatcgctccatcttaggcagggtctgcttcgtcttctttttctaccatagatattgccattacagAATTTCCGAGTGTGATCATCCtgatgataagtctctgcgcgtgcccgcgttctttgagaatgcaacattactcggtatgcggcattcttgcgttccgttgctagcttacattcatcgtcaaaccagccgttccgactccttttgcggctggggccaagtatatttgtggccgtatccatgataacgttcttcaggtggttgtgaagatcattagttgatgcttcatctccaggtcctctgttgactgcggttattgcggcatccatttccctcttataggtgtcgcggaggattgtgttgtggatggcttcagtgttcactctcacctgattgtcagaggggattctaggtggtattgttattcgagctcggagcaccatgccaacgagatagtgatccgagtctatattggcccccctatatgttctgacattcatgaaggctgagaggtggcggcgttcgatcaacacgtggtcaatttggttgaaagtggcttcgtctggagagacccacgtatgtttgtggaccgctttccgcgcaaaccaggtacttccaacaatcatttcgtgtgaccctgctaattgaataatccgtagtccgttatcatttgttttttcgtgtaagctatgggagctataTATATAGtgcgatttatttgaaaaatgtatGAGCCCGATGAGAAGTTTAATTGACAACAGCACGCATCAGGCCCAGAAACTTGAAATCCATGTGCCACGAATGAGTAGCGAAGATCCAGAAAGGCTTAAATTTGCACTCGGTGCTTCTTCTACATCAGATGTTGCTAAAGCGCGAACTATAGTGCCTCTTCCGTACTTCGGCATCTCcagattatattttatatagatgccttcatatatatatattatatatagttTGAAAACTAGaactcttcatatcgcccttgttgcaccaaaaATATTTGTTGTTAAAATCGCAGGTACGCAAACAGATAACTTCAACAGTgtgcagtcggttgcgacggtatgaAGAAATTTACGACAAATATGCTCGGAACGCAAAATACATGAGGAACCCGTTGGATGGAACCAACATCTGGATCAATtcatcagaattttccaaaaatgcagTTCCCAGGAATGGAAGCAAAAGAATACTGAACATGATGAGTTAACTACCACCGAAGGCACTGGCAATGATCAGATTCAGGACGTGAATTTTACAATGTTAGTAGGTTCAACAAGTCATAAATAGATAAGATGTAGAAATTCTGGAACAAGAAATTTATAAACCAGGTCATTAGTCGAGTAGAGGAATTTTGACCATTCCTTACTGCTGGAAATGCAGCAGCAGCGATCTCATCATACACTACCTGGCCCCTCTGTCCTgcagagcagcgtgaccgaaagcggctacAAATAGTGTTATATATATAGTGGTAAAACATAAGGTAGATGTTTTAGCTGTAATCAGTCAAGGTAACAAACCTCACGGGTtcgaatggtataatttataTGCATGTCGAGCTTTCGATTTGAATATATACAGAGCGAATAACATCTGTAGTCGCTTTTGGTCATGCTACTTCGCGGAGCAGACGAGCGAGGCAGCGTCTCTGACCTGCAATCGAAACCCATCAGAAACACATCTTTGAAATGTATTGTGCACTcgcatagggataccaatgataaccgactgcggactattcaattagcagtatcgcacgaaatggttgttggaagtacctggtttgcgcggaaagcggtccacaaacatacgtgggcctctccagacggggccaatttcaaccaaattgactacgtattgatcgaacgccgttaCCTcgaaccactatctcgttggcatagttctccgagctcgaattacgatatCACCAATAATCCcacctataaggggaagtggataccgcaataaccgcagctaacagatgtcttgaagataaagcatcaaccaatgatcttcacgatcacctgaagaacattatcataaatatggccacaaacaaaTCAGTACGGCTGGTTTGtcgatgaacgtaagctagtaacggaacggaagaatgctacataccgaataatattgcattctcaaagaacgcaggcacgtgctgagacttatcacgaactccgtcgagcggagaagcaacttcacagacggacaaACGAAGTCTGTGAgcccgaaaagtacaggaagcagccGCACCATAcgtggaaattttaccaacaagtcagcaggatgaagccctatacacatcgatgctcatcctgcggagacaaagagggaaatttgatttccgacagaatggacatgttggagcgatgggttgagtaatttgatgAACTCTTCAACTTTctaaatatcgacgagttggaggtcccaccaactgaagatgacggacaaatactgccaccaccacgcATAGAAGTCCTTGCAATTcaacggcttaaaaaccattagTTGCccggaaccgatggaattacagccgaattggttaaatatggaggcgaccaattacaccaaacggttcatcaactgatgctcaatgcataggatagcgaatcaatgcctgacgactagcaaagaggcattatctgtctcatacataagaggggagatatcacgcagcacagcaattatagatagGCCAGATAGGACCACACGCTTAGAACATAATTGGTCTATACCAAAGAGaattcactgcaggcaaatcagtaacagatcaaatttttctctgcagcaagcgatggaaaaactgttggaatacggtCATAAGTTACACCATTTTTTTATCAACTTCAAGGcgacctatgatagtatagccagggtaaaacagtacacggccatgagagaattcggtattccgacgaaattaataagactgactaggctgaccctgactaatgtgtgaggccagataaaagcagcaggatcactcccaagaccattcgacatcaacaacggcctaagacaaggggatgccttatcatgcgttctctttaagcctggccctcgaaaaagggATCCGTggtgctaaggtaaatgcaagaggtacgatcctctgtaagtccacccaattactagcctatgctgacgatatcgacatcatggaaagaacgacccgaaacgtacaaactgccttcatccagagcgagcaggcggtaatcggcgcgagatcttgggctgcacatcaatgaaggcaagacaaaatatatggtggcaacgtcaacaccaaaaatcaaccaaccaacaatatcaaaccgcagtggtcaaacgggaagaataaagataggagactacaactttgaaaccgttgataatttctcctatctagggtcgaaaaccacaaccgataacagctacgatgatgaaatccacgcagggttgctggcagccaatagagcctatttcagcttacggaAACTTTtccgatcgaaacgtctcaccgtagggtcaaagcttttactgtacaagacaatgaacttgccagccctcatgtattcctcggaaacttgggttcttagcaagaaaaattacaaactcttagccactttcgagagaagaattctccgaaaaatgtttggccccctacatgaggatggacgattccgtactttacataatggcgaaatctatgagcaataccatgaccatcagattgtgaataaaatccggctcaataggttacggtgagagggtcacttaaaccgtatggatgagggtgatccagcccggaaagtctgtaagggctaTATCCTTGTAGGAAACGAAGACA is a window encoding:
- the LOC119658799 gene encoding uncharacterized protein LOC119658799; amino-acid sequence: MKLLSPIILIGVVLVVRFHQVVGYSIPGSETLTENTEKGVPEVLQAEDVDSQDGGDRIKRQSYDYESDVVYSPYYGYGYYIFPRAFPDDDIRREYKPLVRYHSSKTHKRKKLFVPNLFG